The Rhizobium rhododendri nucleotide sequence CCGACGATACGTTCCGCCAGGCGATAACAGCTGCCGGCATGGGATGCATGGCGGCGCTGGAGGCGGAGCGCTACTTGACCGGGCTTATGCCGGTCGCGATGGCTGCGGAGTGAAGCAGCCAATGAGGGGGAGCGGAATGCCATTGGATTGGGACAAGCTGCGGATTTTTCACGCGGCTGCCGAAGCCGGATCGTTCACCCATGCGGCAGACAAGCTGCATCTGTCCCAATCCGCCATCAGCCGCCAGGTCAGCGCCCTCGAGCAGGATGTCGGCATCAAGCTGTTCCACCGCCATGCCCGTGGCCTCATCCTCACCGAGCAGGGCGAACTGCTGTACCGCACCGCCCATGACGTGCTGCTGAAGCTCGAAACCGTCAAGATGCAGTTGACGGAGACCACCGACAAGCCGAGCGGCAAGCTGCGCGTCACCACGACGGTCGGTCTCGGCCAGGGCTGGCTGACGGACAAGATTCAGGAGTTCCTGCAGCTTTATCCTGACATGCAGATCCAGCTGATCCTCGACAACGAGGAGCTGGACGTCAACATGCGCCACGCCGACTGCGCCATCCGTCTTCGACAGCCGCAGCAATCGGACCTGATCCAGCGCAAGCTGTTCACCGTCCACATGCATGTCTACGCCGCCCCCTCCTACATCAACCGCCACGGCGAGCCGCAGTCCGTCGACGATCTCGACGATCACAGGATCATCTCGTTCGGCGAACCCGCTCCGCAATACCTGCTCGACATCAACTGGCTGGAAGTCGCCGGGCGCTCGTCCGACAACAAGCGATTGTCGCACCTGCAAATCAACAGCCAGACCTCGATCAAGCGCGCCTGCCTGCTCGGTATCGGAATTGCGGTGCTGCCGGACTATATCGTTGGCCGCGACCCTGGTCTGATCCAGCTGTCGCTGAATGCCGACGTGCCATCCTTCGACACCTACTTTGCCTATCCGGACGAAATGAAGAACGCCGCGAAGCTCAAGGTCTTCAGGGACTTCATCGTCGCCAAGGCTCGGAACTGGAACTTCTAGCAAAGGGCAAAATCATTAGCCGC carries:
- a CDS encoding LysR family transcriptional regulator VtlR, translating into MPLDWDKLRIFHAAAEAGSFTHAADKLHLSQSAISRQVSALEQDVGIKLFHRHARGLILTEQGELLYRTAHDVLLKLETVKMQLTETTDKPSGKLRVTTTVGLGQGWLTDKIQEFLQLYPDMQIQLILDNEELDVNMRHADCAIRLRQPQQSDLIQRKLFTVHMHVYAAPSYINRHGEPQSVDDLDDHRIISFGEPAPQYLLDINWLEVAGRSSDNKRLSHLQINSQTSIKRACLLGIGIAVLPDYIVGRDPGLIQLSLNADVPSFDTYFAYPDEMKNAAKLKVFRDFIVAKARNWNF